A genomic region of Papaver somniferum cultivar HN1 chromosome 7, ASM357369v1, whole genome shotgun sequence contains the following coding sequences:
- the LOC113299121 gene encoding 40S ribosomal protein S18-like, translating to MSLVANEDFQHILRVLNTNVDGKQKIMFAMTSIKGIGRRFANIVCKKADVDMNKRAGELSVAELENLMTIVANPRQFKIPDWFLNRKKDYKDGRYSQVVSNALDMKLRDDLERLKKIRNHRGLRHYWGLRVRGQHTKTTGRRGKTVGVSKKR from the exons atg TCTTTGGTTGCGAACGAAGATTTTCAACACATTCTTCGTGTGTTGAATACAAATGTTGATGGAAAGCAAAAGATTATGTTTGCTATGACTTCTATTAAGGGTATTGGTAGGAGATTTGCCAATATTGTCTGCAAAAAAGCTGACGTGGATATGAACAAGAG GGCTGGTGAACTCTCTGTAGCAGAGTTGGAGAATCTGATGACAATTGTTGCAAATCCACGTCAATTCAAAATTCCAGACTGGTTTTTGAACAGAAAGAAAGATTACAAGGATGGAAGATACTCACAGGTTGTATCTAATGCTCTTGACATGAAGCTGAGAGATGACTTGGAGCGTTTGAAGAAAATTAG GAACCATCGTGGTTTGAGGCATTACTGGGGTCTCAGAGTCCGTGGTCAGCACACCAAGACTACAGGTCGCAGGGGTAAGACTGTTGGGGTCTCCAAGAAGCGTTGA
- the LOC113295640 gene encoding uncharacterized protein LOC113295640, translating to MAQSDHNTSLRLTSVLLNDVNYVSWSRAAALALGGKRKSGYIRENSTCPDAKDPKYEDWIADDQLVRTCLLLSMEPHISEIFSFSESAKDLWKSVASLYGLRNNAARVFELKREIAEASQEYESLRSAILMSAELPSLSSVCATVQREETRKKVMNPVSKSIVDLDAAESSALLSSRDDKRRAMPFDKDKTSRAKGKREVFHCDHCNKTGHTKDRCWDIYPHLKDNFDKNKLARAAVTDNSSFTIDQLKDFFHQLSNKNERKANHTSGNLLAFLTTPVSNRHIWIIDSGATYHMANDPSSVHAFIRSSHKNVYVANGSTAPVLGSGKVHFFPDGPPSNALVVPSFPTQLLSVGQITTSLNCDVTFTPTSLIFQDRKTKKTIGRGIFSHGLYLLRSSDMVKKFRSDNGTEFVKGPLPGYLRSHGIIHQTSCVGTSQQNGVAERKLRHILETTRALMIQMHVPKKFGLMVLDATY from the exons ATGGCACAATCAGATcataatactagtttgcgtttaACCTCTGTCTTGCTGAATGATGTCAATTATGTCAGCTGGTCTAGGGCTGCTGCTCTTGCTCTTGGGGGTAAAAGAAAGTCTGGGTATATTCGTGAGAATAGTACTTGTCCAGATGCTAAAGATCCAAAGTATGAAGATTGGATTGCTGATGATCAACTGGTTCGCACGTGCCTTCTCCTGTCGATGGAACCACATATTTCGGAAATTTTCTCGTTTTCAGAATctgcaaaggatttgtggaaGTCTGTTGCTAGTCTGTATGGCTTACGGAATAATGCTGCTCGGGTGTTTGAGCTGAAGCGTGAGATTGCTGAGGCTTCACAAG AGTATGAATCTCTTAGAAGCGCTATTCTCATGAGTGCTGAATTGCCAAGTTTGTCTAGTGTCTGTGCGACTGTGCAACGTGAAGAGACACGCAAGAAAGTTATGAATCCTGTTTCTAAAAGCATTGTAGACCTGGATGCTGCTGAATCCAGTGCTCTTCTGAGCTCCAGAGATGATAAACGAAGAGCCATGCCATTTGATAAGGACAAGACTTCTCGTGCTAAGGGTAAGAGAGAAGTTTTTCATTGTGATCATTGTAATAAAACTGGTCACACCAAGGATCGTTGTTGGGATATTTATCCTCATCTTAAAGataattttgacaaaaataagCTTGCTCGAGCTGCTGTAACTGACAATTCATCCTTTACCATAGACCAGTTGAAGGATTTCTTTCACCAGTTGAGTAATAAGAATGAGCGCAAGGCCAACCATACTTCAGGTAACCTGCTAGCCTTTCTTACTACGCCTGTTTCCAACCGTCACATTTGGATTATTGATTCAGGAGCTACATATCATATGGCAAATGATCCTTCGTCAGTTCATGCATTTATTCGCAGCTCTCATAAAAATGTGTATGTTGCTAATGGCTCTACTGCTCCTGTGCTGGGCAGTGGGAAAGTGCATTTTTTTCCAGATGGTCCGCCATCTAATGCACTTGTGGTTCCCTCGTTTCCTACTCAATTGTTATCTGTTGGTCAAATCACTACTTCTCTGAATTGTGATGTTACATTTACCCCTACCTCGCTCATCTTTCAGGATCgaaagacgaagaagacgatTGGTAGAGGCATCTTTTCTCATGGATTGTACCTGTTACGCTCTAGTGACATG GTTAAAAAATTTAGATCCGATAATGGCACTGAGTTTGTCAAAGGCCCTCTTCCAGGTTATTTGCGTAGTCATGGTATTATCCATCAAACTAGTTGTGTTGGTACTtcacagcaaaatggtgttgctgaaaggaaacTCCGTCATATTCTGGAAACAACCCGTGCTCTTATGATTCAGATGCATGTTCCAAAGAAATTTGGTCTCATGGTTCTTGACGCCACTTACTGA